The genomic window CCCGGCGCCGAGCGTGTACCCGACCGGCACGAACAGCATGCCGTGGTGCGCCAGCTGCGTCACGGCCGTCAGCGCCGTGGTCTCCTGCCCGCCGCCCTGCGTGCCCGTCGCGAAGAAGAACCCCGCGGGCTTGCCGGCGAGGGCCTGCTGCTGCCACAGCCCGCCCGTGGAGTCGAGGAAGGCCTTCATCTGCGCCGCCATCATGCCGAACCGCGTGGGGAACCCGAACAGGACGCCGTCGGCGTCGGTCAGCTGCCTCGCCGAGATCACCGGGTGGTCCTCCCGCTTCGGCGCCGCGTGCATCTTCCCCAGCACCTCCTCCGGCAGCGTTTCCGGCACCTGAAGTCGTCGATGTATAATCAATGGAAGATCTTGAGCAAGAAATTTGAGAAAAGAAAGCTGCTGCATGATCGAACAAGAAGAATTGTATACACAGTACCTGCCAAATCGTAGCTTCAACGCCGTCAACTGAATCGGCGGCCTTCTTGATCTCCTCCGCCAGAGTCGCGACGTGTCCCCATGTCGAGTAGTACCTGATGGATGATCAAGCATCAAGCATGGATCGAATAGAAGAAGAGCACTGCACAAGTGCTTGCTTGATTCATTGATTACTTACACGATGTAGATCTTGGTCGCCATTGCTTAATTCGCAGAAGCTCGTCCTCTGCGAATTGCTTTCTGAGACTCTTTCTTCTTCAGCTGCTCTCCTCTGCTCTTCTTCAGATGATGATCCAGGGTATTTATTTATAGAGGAGGCTGCAGCTGCAAATCTGCAATGGAAGGGAGCTGGTAGCTTGTGGTGTGACCAGGAAACGGTATGATGGCAGTGATGATTCGTCGCATTAGTTAATGCCAGCGCTTAGGTGTTTTAATTGGCCACATCAGACCTAAATAAAGTAGTACGAGTAATTAAGATGGCATACGTGTTGATGGCGTCGGTACTGACGTCTCCTGAATCACTCCTGATGCCTCCAATCCAAGCTCGCGTGGAGTTGGAGTTGAAGTTGGAGCTTGGAGCTGGAGTAGCTAGCTCCGGCTTCGATTGTGACGTTTCAAGAGAGGTCTGGGATCTTGTAGCACAATGGTCATAAACACAGGAGATCTGCTCTATGCTGTCACACAATCATGCTGATGTCAAAGATTGGTGGGAGGAAACAATAGCATCAATTgcaaaatcaaaacaaaaaatagagaACTCCATTTTCATCTACACTTGCTGGTACATAATCGaagaattttttagaaaaaaagttTACAACCTTTCCAAATCTCGCAGTTAATTAAGGAAGAGACCTCTGCTAAGCTGAGAGCTGTTACGGTGTCTGGCTGATTGGTTTAGAGTTGTAGCTCTGGCTCTTTTGGATGAGTGTATTTTTCTCCATTGCTTTAGTTTAGTTCCTTCCTTCCTCTAGTGGTTTTTCCCTTTTTTGATGTGCGACCTTTGGTGATGTAAGTTGTGGTTGTTCTCTTCTTTTATAATGAATGGCAAAGCTTCAACCCTATTTTCAGAAAAAAGTCAATAATAAGTATAATTTTGGATATCAATATGATCTCTAAAATACAATTTTAATTACCaattaatatattaataaaatatagcaaagatattattataaaaatacttttaagataaatctacctGTATTATTTTTAAGTATACAAATTTAATACATAAACTATAATTTATAGTTAAAATTTGAAACAATTAATTATATGTAACGTAAAATAACACTCATTTTGATGGAGCAGGAGCAGTGTCCTAGGCTGCTTTCATGGTCAGCGGCGGCCGGTTTCTCTCTGATCAAGTCATCAGCGGCGCGGCCGGGAAATCGTCAGCGCAGCGGCAGGTAGTAATAGAaacatattattattataagcTGTCCCATTCCAAGTTAGCTGCCTATATCTTCAACCGGAGCTAGTTTCAGAGTACTGGCAATTCAATTGCTGTTAGATTACTGTCAATCAACTAACCTACTATATTAATATTAACTGTTAGATTACTGTCAAATCAACCAACCTACTATATTAATATTAATCCAGATGGATGTACACGTAACCGTTGCGGATTCGGTCGGTGGCCACAGCAGATatctctcccctcctctcctcccttttcATTCCCCGTGGCAGCAAAGTGATTTTTTTGACGAATCTATAATTTCTACTATTTAAAAAGTATATAGATTTTCTTTACTACAGTCTACCCTGTGGATCCCACGGCCTCTTGCACCGGTGAACGTGGACCCGCACTTTCCCATCCACGGGCTGCCACACCGTATGCTCCCGTGACATGCAAAACTCGTATATTAAACTATTCATATTAATATCTGTACAAGTTATTCCCAATAACTACAATTTCGTGTGTCCATATCACTTAAAAACCGTAGCCATCCAATCTCCACAAATGTATTTGATCTGGCCGTCCATACGACATCGTGTTTCTGCCTGTACCACTGTTCTGTCTCCTCCCACTGAAAACGGCAGAAATTAGTCCGCTACTTCAGATTATGAGTATTGAGGACACCACCAACGGTGGTTTACAACTTAGTTATATTCAACATTGAGCTGGTATATTAGGAAGCAAAAGCTCAATGCATGCCACGAAACTAAAAATTACTGCCAGgatttttatctgtttttttttcatttccacAAGAGTTAAAGTTTGTTCTATGCTCTGAGATGCACTTTTTATTATCTTGTCATATCCTACAATATTTTGATTGTGCCATGCATTAATAATAATTCTTAGCATTTTCCAGGTTAATTTACACCTGTTAGTATTCTAAGTTCTTTCCCTGCATTCGTCATAAGTGACTTTGCACTATTCATCTGCATGTGCAACCGGTGTGGAAGTGAAGACAGACAACGGGGTAAGCATTCTTGCCTCATATATTTGTTGCTTTTTTTCCTTCGATCAGGTACTACGCATTTAAAATCTTGCCTTCGCTGATCTGATTTCGACTTTTGATACAGGTAGGTTGATTTAGCCCTTGATGAATAGAAAGGCGTTCATCTATCCGGCCCTTTATAGCCCTTGTTACAAACCTCTATTTCTAATCGCTCAACACTCGGTACAGTTGACTTAATAAATAGAGAGTACTCAATACTGGGATATAACTCTAGAAGAAACTGGAAGATTctagaagaagcaagagagaatCTGAGGGAGATGGAAGGGggccaaggtagaagaatggaGCCAATTCTTCAGTTCAGTTCTGGTCTGTTCGATGCCCCTCTGTTGCGCAACAAGTAGAGAGTGACAAATTTACCATTAAGTCTACTGTCATAGACTTAGAAATACCTATTTATCATTTTCAGCGAGGAATTACCACTCCAATAGAGTGTCAAAAAATTAAACATTCTTCACCCCGAGTTGCATTGGCTCAGAGTTAGCCTGATAGCTCAACGGTCCCTCAATCCCAGTGGCCCATCGACCCTCATATCCCTTGTACATGACATTCAAAATTGGgttaggtcatctccaacagaaactctaaaaattcacctcctataacactattacaacatcccttatcactattacaacatcatctatttttttcatctccaacagacaccctatttcctacctttcattactctcctcctcccctcggacCCACGCGCATACTCACGTGAACAGTGTTACAGCTAGCTACAGCAGCCGGCAAATTTGTCGCTATATGCCGGAGCCCTCTTCACTGTAGCGCACGGCAAATCTTCTTTACGATCTCTGTTGGAGAGCTCCTTCAACGCTTGGAAACGGCAAAAGAACAGGCCACAGTATTGCGGTGCTGGTTTAAAGCTGCTGTTGGAGAAGGCCTTACCCCAGTCGATGAAGCCAAAGCCTTGAGTACTATCTTGAAATCGACCTCGAGTACTGGTGGGAAGCGATAACATTTGAGGCACCTGGATCCCATAGCACTGGAAGATGCTTGAGAGCTGAAGTTGCTTCGGCTCCATGCTTCACTAAACCTTGTGCACCCCTGACAACGTGATGATagcttgcttcttcttgtgccATGACTTGAGTGCCATACGCACTGAAACATGAGCTCTTTATGTTCCCAGGAGATGAAGCACTAGGAAGAACAACCTCTTCATTGTCATGGACAATCAACTTTCCTTCTCTAGTAAACAGATGCAGAAATCCAATGTCAACTGATCTTTGCATTTCTATGTCGGTTGCCGTAACAATTAATATCCTTGACTTGGATTGTATTGCAAACCCCATTACTAGTATGCTCATGAATTATGCTCCCAGGGATGCTTGCAAAGGGGCTGAATGATAGAAAATCCACAACCATTTCTTTACCAACAGTGAACCAAAACAAGGTAGCATCGTTTCCTTTGTGCTGCTCATTGCCAAGAGGGCATCTTGAAAATATATCAACAAATGTGTCCATTTGCCTGTTGAGCTTGTAAGAAACTTCTTCATTGTGCATTGCAACAGCATAAGAAGCAAGAAACCAAAATACTTCTTGGACAGTGCAGCAACTATTCTCAGCAATCAATACTTATTCGCAGCAACTAAATAGATCATTGAACACAATATGTTGTTGAGCCCCATCAGAATATGGAGAAGCAAACAGTGCTAGCagtgaagaagaaaggagtatAACATCCTCGGCTACCAGCTGCTTGGCCATGATGTTCATACGAATCAATTTGCAGTCAAGCCAATCACTTATGTCCATACATGGAAGTTATGATTGTTTGTCATTGCAAAGAGGTGCATCTCCTCTTTGCAAAGAGGTGCATCTACTTGTAGTGCCCCCCCCCACACTGTGAGTTGCATTGGCCCAGAGCCAGCCCGATAGCTCAACGGTCCCTCAAGCCCAGTGGCCCATCGGCCCACATATCCCTGTGCATATCAGGCCTCAAAACGAAATGCCAGACAACCACTTTGCCTAACAGGCAAGAGCAACAATTTTGAATAGGAAGGTGTTCATCTGCCGCTGGGTTCTCAGTAATCTGGCAGAATAATCACATTGAAGCATTTATGACAGCAATGGGCTTCTTGTTCCAGAATTGATCATAGTTAATACATATTGGAACTTAGTGTAGGCAAGGGCATCATATGTACTACTCTGAACCAAGATATCACACATAAATATTGGgtcatttttttttagtttgccATTCTGTCGATGTTCTCTTGAGAAGTCAGTTGtttggttagtaatgccttggtagaatttttttcaTGTTCAATCCACAACATAGTTGCTTGTGACATATGTTACCCAGATTTCATTATTGCATTTGGGCTTGCTTTAGAAAATTCCTTAATGCCCTTCTATGCTAGCTTCTCATCCTCCACTTACTCTTATGGTTTTGCTAATCAAATTAGCCTGCAAGTTCTAAGATCACTTATTTCATCTATTAGAGTATTTCTTTAACTCCGTTGTTTTCCCTTATGTGCAGCTCTGTGTTCACCTTACCCTTTATCATGTGTTAATTTATCCCAATATTCATTTTAATTGACTTGAGCCAACTTTCCAACTAGATTGTAAGTATCTAGGCTCTTAATTTGACTTTTATGAAAGATCCTTGAGAGTTAGATGGTTTTTAGGAATTCTTGGCTCTAATATTAGTTTTTATCGTGATTGTCAAAGGATATGCATGAAGATTAAAGACTACTTAGCtctaagtgtcataaggagTTGAGGTTGACACTCAGGGGTGAATAGtttctttgttttttcctttcgctgtactataaaggggggttaAGGATAGTAGATTGATCTCGTTGGAGCTAGAGAGGTACTATATTTGTGATGCACACTAGTCTAGTCTAATACTAGGTAGCTCAGTTGAAGCCTAAGAAAATGAAGAAGTCGAAGTCGGAACAAAGATTGAATTAAATTGGATGTCCCTACAATTTTTATAGTCCCCGCATCGTGCGATCACATCACTGCGTGAAGCGGTGAGGCATGGACAATGGGCGCTTTATTTGAGGATTCAAATTATGAATTTACCACATGATGTGGTAGCCCATGGTGCGATGCACTATCcctttgttgcagagaggttgcaactCAAGGAGGTTTAGAGCTAAGTCACCGCATGATGTGGTGCTTCGTTCTTCATTTCCAGTGAGTTCAAATTTGAAGTTCTACATGAAGTCACTGCATGTTATGGTGCAACGTCTGTCACTTGCAACAAATTTGGAAATTCTTAAAGATCGAAGATGGATGGTCACCGTATGATATGGTGGTCTCACCGCATGATATGATGAGTTGTATATAatagtaacgactagttttccTTACCGTGGAGTTCCTACTCATAGCATGATGGGGTGACCCACCGCATCATGCGGTGACCCAAGTTTTTGTAGCACGTTAATATTAATGACTAGTTTttcaataaaactataaatacccATTCACCTCCTGTATTGAGGTTCTCTTGGTTGGTTAGTGAGCTCATTTACATCTTGGAGAgtcaagagaaagaagaaggccCTAGAGTGATTCGTAAATTCTTTAATTAAAGATTAATGGCATCGTTAGTGCTAGGAGAGTAGCTAGGGTGTATCCATCAATCTCTTTAGCTTAGATTAGGTCAAGTGAGATctttgacttgttactcttggtgattgGCGTTACCTAGATGGTTTGGTGGTGTTTAATCTTGGCGAGCTTCCTGAAGATAATTTGTTGAAACCCAAGATGATGATGTGCTAGTTTATAGTCCACTGATCTGGAATGGAGGACTATGCACCACTAAAGAGCGCTTGGTCCTTGCATGGATCAAGAGGAAGCTAGAACCTTGCATAGGTTCTCTAATGAGAATTAGTGGGAGTatcaactcctcgataccttaaAAAAATTGAGCCTTATTGGTTCATCTCTTTACATTTGAGCATTACCATTTAGCATTTTATTTGTGTAATTTACATTCcacatttatatttatataattgaCATGCTAAACTAAGAATAGAACTAGGAAGCAAAACTTTATGCGTTGGATAATCACACCTAGAAACTACAACACACTTAGGCTAAGgttgttttgtttgtttgctaCTAGTTTCTAGACttagaaaaagttttagaacCCAATTCATTCCACCTCTTGGACATCTTGGTTCTTTCATAGATGAATGTGTGATTATGCATACATTTGGTACTTTGCCTACTTTGTTTTACCGCTTATTGTAGGATCAGGAGATGCATGTAGCCAGCTGCCTCTTTGAGCTGATCTAATTTTGTCATAGTCAATTGTGGTAGTTTGATTTCTAATTCTTTATTTCCAACTTTTGTCAGCATCTTTTAAACAAAAATTTGCAGCATGGTCTTATAAAGCATGATTAAGACAATTTAGGATTGTATTGAGGCTTCGTTTAGTTCTTTTCATTGTAAGCATTTTTTAAAACAATGATGGGTGTGCTAATTGTAATTTGTGAGTGGTCTTACAGACAATTTTCATGTATGAagtcactttttttttctctataagATCTACAAGTCATTTGATGTCAACAACAAAAGTCAGTGATTGCATAGTATCAATTATTCTCTAAAATCATGCATTCACGTTGTTTCCCCATCTTACACATGTATATTCCTTCTGTAATTCACGCTCTATTATAAAACAATATACCGTTTCCATATTCCTTCTTAACCATGTATATTCCTTCTCATTCACTCACTCAACACTCATGGCAAGCTAGAGGAATGCATGACAAGTTGGCAAAAATGCTAAAATCATAATGGTAGGTTGTTAATTTTCCGCTATCATATCTAAATCAAATCCGACGACAAGGCACCAATCAACAAAAAATCACCTAAGTCTAAAAtggcaaaaaaagagagatttttTCTGCATCCTTAGGAGTGCCCTGACTCATGAGGAGAAGTGTGTCTGGGTCGTCACGTCAGATGTCACCAACGGTGTGCTTGTTGCGATGCTCGAGTGCCCTGACGCGTGCATCCAGGAAGAGGCCCTGGAGGCGGTCTCGGTGATCATCGGGTTCGACACGCACATAGGACACCTGATGGTCGATGGAGTCATCGTGCCCATGATCCGGGTCCTCAACATGGGCACTGGCCCAACAGCCAAGGAGCGAGCAACACGGGTGCTCTGTAAGCTCACTGAGAACCTGAACAACACGTGGGCAGTTGCCGCGCATGGTAGCGTCACGACATTGCTCAACGTCTGCACAAATCACCAGACGAGCGACAACGAGATAATCTGCGCGACGTGCCGGGTGCTGAGGAGCCTCGTGGGCATCCAGGAGATGGAGCTCATGGCTGCCATGCTCACTAGTGACAGCTTCGTCAGGGAGGCTGTGATCCAATAAGGCGTCGTAGAGTCCCTCGTCCGTGCACTCAACCCGTGATTTgatggagaagaggaagagattGACTTGAGAAGATACTGTGAAAGAAGATAACTCTGACACATAGTATTAAGGGTATAATTGTTCAAAGTGATAAATTGTTGATATGACAACGAAGAGAATATCAATTTAGGTGGCGTTTGGATTGTTGGAAATGTGAGGTGAGTTTGGGAAATAGGAGGTGGGATGAAACATTTCTAATATTTGGCTCATGGGTTCGGAAGTAGAAAGTGGATTGAGAATGTGATATAAAGACTTCATTTCCCACCATTTGAAACCCAGGACAGGGGTGAAAAATAGATGTGATAGATGTATGAAACATGTGAAATTACATATTTGCCATTTTATGTTGCTCTTTATTAGTTATTTCATTATTCTAAAAGGGTATTTTAGTTATTTAAACTTATTTTTCATATCCTTATCCCATGGCAAACCAAACAAAAgaatagaaataaaatttataacCCTATCCCATATCCATCCCATTTTATCTCATCTCATTTTTCTTTACCTTTCCCATGCTCATCCAAACGCCACCTTAGAGTGTTGCATGTTAAAAGTGGTATTTCGGCGGAGCCCACTCTAAAAGgtggcaaaaagaaaaacaattttctAAAAAGAAGGAGCCACATGTTTTTTTTACCTGGTCCagcccccctcccctcctcttcaaaatcaaatcctcttcctcctcctcctcctcctccatcttgGCATCTTCTCCTCCCCCTGCCCTACCCCAAGCGCGCCATCCATCTCGACAGCGTCCTTCCCTTCCAGTCGCCCTCGCCCTCCCTTCTACGGGGCTGCCGTGGACCGGAGATCCGCCCGGGCTTACATTGATCTCGTCCTTTCTTGGTAAGGAACCCTAACCGAGATTGCCTAGATGGATTGCTCGTTTTGTTCTTCAGGATCTTATCCTTTCCTCAGCAATCGAATCGAGACCCATACAATTTGTTGCGCATTTGTTTGTCTGCTGCGTATTAGGGTGCCGATAGCAGCTTCTTGTCCAAAACTTTTGATGGATTGATGAGTTGCCGTGTAATCTTGATTCTGCGATCGGTAGACATCCTTCGTCGGTTGATTGGATTACTGAAGAAAATATGTGAGCTCGCCTGCAAACCGGAAGATGTGGTCTGGGAGGGGGCTACGCGGTCCACCTTCTGCGATGTCGATGCCTCCGAGGCTTCTGTTCGCACAGAGAACATGCAAAAATCTGTGCCTGCTCACGGGGTTAGGAGAGTGTCTCTGTGTGGTGGAGCCCCTGGGTGCAGGGCCTGTCAATAATTAAGATGCTCTGTACTGCATAGCTCTTTTCATTTGGCATTTGTGTTTTGTCATAGGGTCCTGGGGTGGGTTCTTAGCATACAAAATGATCCTATTGATCTGAACAAATTCATGATGCACCGAGTGTTCTAACATTGGATAGGTTCACGATAATCTGACCTATGTCATTATGTGCTTCagtctttttctctcttttgcgTCAAACTGAATAGTTTTGGATTTAGTTTATTTCAGTTGAATGTTAATCGATGTGCACCTGATCTGTAGGGAATGCTTTTCTGTAGTAATAGTTGAACATATTCACAACTCATTGGCAGCTATGTGATTCAAAAGAAACTGTGCACGCTTTGGACTTCTGCTATATATACTTAATAACATGGTAAAACTTAGCTTCATGGAAATTGTATACCACGGCAACTTTAACTTTTCTCTCTCGAAAatttcatatttgttttttGCTTCAAGATTTTGCATGTCACCAAATGCTTGTTCACTTGTATGCTTTGGCTTTTTGCAGGATTTTTTGACCACATGCATCCTTCTGGAATTGTCTAGTTCCTAAACCCTTCTTTCAGACTGGCAGATATCAAGAGGTCATACACATCTCACACCTCAAAGTGGGTGTGGGTCTGCAACAATCCTTCAAGCAACTTATCCTTGCCTTTGGGAGTAAATCCAACTTACATTTGGAGACTGCGCCGAGTGTTGGAGGGTCTTTTTGTTGATTACGGTTAATTCCCAACAGCAGCTGAGATGTAACAATTTGCAGAGCTGACTTCTCTGGTTAGCAATGTGATTGGTTCGATAATGTTTTTGGTGTGTTGGTGATCACAGCCATCTGGTGTAAGCTCAGTTGACATCAAAGTTGATTTCTTATGGTTAGGTTCCTTTGCTTTTCATCCTCTACTGCACAACACAGATCAAAGGTATGGAAAACTACCTGTTACATTTATTGCTTTCCCATTGTATTCCCATGAACAAACTCTTGGAATTATTACTGTCTCAACTAATGTAGCTCCAACTATTCCTcgtatttttcttttgttcttttagGAGATCTTTTCGCCAGTAGATAAAACCATGCTTACCGCTTCAAAGAAGGATTCTTGGGATCAAGCAGTGAAGTCCGCCACTGGGTCAGCTAGTCCAAACCAGATGACAGATGCAAATAATCGTTCAGCTGTTAGTGGGCATTATGGCAGTAGTCCATCATCTCATCAAGAATGCTGGAGGTCAGAAGATTTGAATAGATCTACATGCTCTGATGATGCCAAGGAGGTTGGGCACCTAAAGAAGAGTCAGTCTCTTGGAAACATGCTTCAAAAGGATCATGATCATAGTTATAGTGAAGGCACTGAGTGTGATATTATAGACCATGATTACAAATGCCACCGCTCTAGTTTCAAGATCAGTACAGATGTTGGAGAATCTACTAAGTTGTGCAGCACGAAAAATGAGGATGCTTTTGATGCCTCATCTGACCTGATCAGCCATGACATTTGTGAACCTTCAGGTGATCATGCCATGGACTCCGATAGCCATCAAATGTCTTATGCCCAAAGCAAATTTCCAAGATCACAATCTGCTGTGTTTCAGAATGATCCCATTAGTGATCCAGAAGGTTCTGTTGATTCTGAGATACTAGGGTCTCGTTGCAGATCTTTTGAGGGTTTATGTTCACTGATTGATGAGAAGGCAGACTACCTGAGTGGAAGTGAAATGCATTGTGGACCTTCTTCTCCAGATGTATACCGGACATTAAACACGGGGAATGGTTCAGTTGGTTGCTCTGAAGCTGCTGAAGAGGGTCAACGGTCCACTGGAAGTGCAGAAGAAAATTTTGTCAGGGATGGGATGCTAGTAGGTCATGAATACTGGGATGTCAAATACATCAGTGGTGACCACTCAGTTGATCCAGTTGCCCCTTTCTGTGCTGATTCAGGGGATGTCTGTCACCATTCTGGCAATGATGGTGGCCTCGGTGAAGCTATGGTTCAACAGAGAGAAGAGAAGCTGTGGAACAGAGATAGCACACTCCAGCACCAATCGCTTGTTGTCGAAGTGCCTGACTCAAGGAACATGTCTAGTACAAAGGACATTTGTGGTGAAGCTGAACATAATAAAACTGATATTGATGGGGACCCAGCTGAACTTACTCCAAGAACTTATAGCATTAAAAGAATCGAGGATTGGATCAACCAAATCAATATCGATGATATCGTTGTGAATGAACAAGGAGAAAGCTCAATTTCTGCTTTGGCAAAATCTAGTGAGCCAATGGCTGGTGTTCCTGCTGTGCGGCCTGATGCTAAAAGTCCACTTGGCATGGAGATAGCTTACACATATATTTCAAAGTTAACTCCTACTTCATCCTCGGCACAGTTGGCAAACCTTGGTTTGGTTGCAATCCCAAGACTGAGTGCATTCTCAGGCTTACGCCTATTGAACTTATCAGGGAACTCAATTGGTGAGCCTTCTTTCTTTCTTAGTTTGGCATTTTAGTCATTAGTGCATGCTGTTTTTCTttcattctctctttttttttgtgctaCTGCTCATTTGTTTCAGGAAGATTACACCATCAAATCTTTAACATTTGGGTCTTtctgcgcagtgcgaataacttCTGGAGCTCTTCCGAAAGGCCTTCACATGTTAAGCCTGTCAAATAATTACATCTCAACAATCGAAGGCCTTAGAGAATTAACACGTTTGCGCTTGCTGGATATCAGCTATAATAGGATATCTAGAATTGGCCATGGTATTGATATtaatatcttatacttctattCTCCTTATTTTATATGCTGTTCCTTGATTGTGGTCGCATAATAAATTCTTATgtcatttatacccatttaccCCCATTTTCATGTTCTGACACAGAATTCATTATGCTTTAGATTCTTTAGCTACATTGAGCAATTTGAAAACCGTTTATGAAGAATTGATTCATCATAAAGTGCATCATATTATAACTATTCAATTGAAAGAAGATTTATCTTTGTTTGCACTGACTTATGCTTTGGGC from Phragmites australis chromosome 14, lpPhrAust1.1, whole genome shotgun sequence includes these protein-coding regions:
- the LOC133890825 gene encoding quinone-oxidoreductase QR2-like; this translates as MATKIYIVYYSTWGHVATLAEEIKKAADSVDGVEATIWQVPETLPEEVLGKMHAAPKREDHPVISARQLTDADGVLFGFPTRFGMMAAQMKAFLDSTGGLWQQQALAGKPAGFFFATGTQGGGQETTALTAVTQLAHHGMLFVPVGYTLGAGMFGMDEVKGGSPYGAGTFAGADGSRMPSVAELAMAAHQGKYFAGIAKKLKAGAALA
- the LOC133890696 gene encoding uncharacterized protein LOC133890696 isoform X2, whose amino-acid sequence is MVRFLCFSSSTAQHRSKIFSPVDKTMLTASKKDSWDQAVKSATGSASPNQMTDANNRSAVSGHYGSSPSSHQECWRSEDLNRSTCSDDAKEVGHLKKSQSLGNMLQKDHDHSYSEGTECDIIDHDYKCHRSSFKISTDVGESTKLCSTKNEDAFDASSDLISHDICEPSGDHAMDSDSHQMSYAQSKFPRSQSAVFQNDPISDPEGSVDSEILGSRCRSFEGLCSLIDEKADYLSGSEMHCGPSSPDVYRTLNTGNGSVGCSEAAEEGQRSTGSAEENFVRDGMLVGHEYWDVKYISGDHSVDPVAPFCADSGDVCHHSGNDGGLGEAMVQQREEKLWNRDSTLQHQSLVVEVPDSRNMSSTKDICGEAEHNKTDIDGDPAELTPRTYSIKRIEDWINQINIDDIVVNEQGESSISALAKSSEPMAGVPAVRPDAKSPLGMEIAYTYISKLTPTSSSAQLANLGLVAIPRLSAFSGLRLLNLSGNSIVRITSGALPKGLHMLSLSNNYISTIEGLRELTRLRLLDISYNRISRIGHGLASCSSLKELYLAGNKISEVDGLHRLLKLKVLDLRHNKISTSKGLGQLAANYNSLEAINLDGNPAQKNVGDEHLRKYLLGLLPNLVVYNKQPIRATGSKEVSDRHSRKISSSHRSDRGVRSDRKSSRLVAATSSHKSQSSRHARSGYASGSGSLLKHSRGRSIPMPLLGSRPTDHASGADLAKQTQIEGKAQ
- the LOC133890696 gene encoding uncharacterized protein LOC133890696 isoform X1, which gives rise to MVRFLCFSSSTAQHRSKEIFSPVDKTMLTASKKDSWDQAVKSATGSASPNQMTDANNRSAVSGHYGSSPSSHQECWRSEDLNRSTCSDDAKEVGHLKKSQSLGNMLQKDHDHSYSEGTECDIIDHDYKCHRSSFKISTDVGESTKLCSTKNEDAFDASSDLISHDICEPSGDHAMDSDSHQMSYAQSKFPRSQSAVFQNDPISDPEGSVDSEILGSRCRSFEGLCSLIDEKADYLSGSEMHCGPSSPDVYRTLNTGNGSVGCSEAAEEGQRSTGSAEENFVRDGMLVGHEYWDVKYISGDHSVDPVAPFCADSGDVCHHSGNDGGLGEAMVQQREEKLWNRDSTLQHQSLVVEVPDSRNMSSTKDICGEAEHNKTDIDGDPAELTPRTYSIKRIEDWINQINIDDIVVNEQGESSISALAKSSEPMAGVPAVRPDAKSPLGMEIAYTYISKLTPTSSSAQLANLGLVAIPRLSAFSGLRLLNLSGNSIVRITSGALPKGLHMLSLSNNYISTIEGLRELTRLRLLDISYNRISRIGHGLASCSSLKELYLAGNKISEVDGLHRLLKLKVLDLRHNKISTSKGLGQLAANYNSLEAINLDGNPAQKNVGDEHLRKYLLGLLPNLVVYNKQPIRATGSKEVSDRHSRKISSSHRSDRGVRSDRKSSRLVAATSSHKSQSSRHARSGYASGSGSLLKHSRGRSIPMPLLGSRPTDHASGADLAKQTQIEGKAQ